In Juglans microcarpa x Juglans regia isolate MS1-56 chromosome 7D, Jm3101_v1.0, whole genome shotgun sequence, the following are encoded in one genomic region:
- the LOC121239469 gene encoding uncharacterized protein LOC121239469, with amino-acid sequence MPTTSSDFPPKSLQTKQKDCRFFSKNHSREFSRQKSFEDYQGGASASVPFTWESQPGTPKIQFRQASTTTDLPPDLTPPPSYYSSTATKRPIKKNSRPSNLLRSIFPSRKSRDLPLSPASSSWISE; translated from the coding sequence ATGCCTACAACTAGCTCGGATTTTCCTCCAAAATCCCTCCAAACCAAGCAGAAAGATTGTAGGTTCTTCTCCAAGAACCATTCCAGGGAGTTCTCCAGACAAAAATCTTTCGAAGATTATCAAGGAGGGGCATCTGCTTCTGTTCCCTTCACATGGGAATCTCAACCAGGAACTCCAAAGATCCAGTTCCGCCAAGctagtactactactgatcTCCCTCCTGATCTTACACCTCCTCCTTCCTACTATTCCAGTACTGCCACGAAAAGACCCATTAAAAAGAACTCGAGGCCTAGTAATCTTTTGCGTAGCATCTTCCCTTCAAGGAAATCACGAGATCTTCCATTGTCGCCGGCTTCTTCATCATGGATCAGTGAATGA